Proteins co-encoded in one Setaria viridis chromosome 9, Setaria_viridis_v4.0, whole genome shotgun sequence genomic window:
- the LOC117840577 gene encoding uncharacterized protein, which yields MTSPPRLPPPRLRSSPPELDGDVIAEILLRLPPYKPELLIRCSSVCKSWRRLLTDPAFLRRYRVFHGAPPPMLGVLFNLDLHRNWRRIVARFVHRASSFRPRALEHDGCCVRDARHGRVLFRNPAYEENDLFVWNPITDERWELPLPVSVLSYAAWNVTVLCAAAVREGGGDCDHLDCHGGPFLVTFVGTDDDGVTCGRVYSSETAAWSDAAYAEHPDDLADMDTRPCALVGNRVYCLAAGSMTIVEYDLDRRKLAFIDPPSAYEGHGVLMPAMGGGGLGFAGVRGSCLYLWSREAGPDTTPAWTQSRALELNTLPGGTSLNEPTTVGFAEGLGVIFVRTDAGVFRIKLKSGRAKKMSSRSSIDAVIPYMSFYTPDHATG from the exons ATGACCTCGCCTCCGCGCCTTCCACCGCCACGCCTCCGCAGCTCGCCGCCGGAGCTGGACGGCGACGTCATCGCcgagatcctcctccgcctcccgccgtaCAAGCCCGAGCTCCTCATCCGCTGCTCGTCCGTCTGCAAATCCTGGCGCCGCCTCCTCACCGAccccgccttcctccgccgctacCGCGTGTTCCACGGGGCGCCTCCTCCCATGCTTGGCGTCCTCTTCAACCTGGACCTCCACCGGAACTGGAGGCGCATCGTCGCGCGGTTCGTCCACCGGGCCTCCTCCTTCCGCCCCCGCGCCCTCGAGCACGACGGCTGCTGCGTGCGCGacgcccgccacggccgcgtcctcTTCCGCAACCCAGCATACGAGGAGAACGACCTCTTCGTATGGAACCCCATCACGGATGAGCGGTGGGAGCTTCCCCTGCCGGTGTCGGTGCTCTCGTACGCGGCCTGGAACGTGACGGTGCTCtgcgccgcggccgtgcgcgaaggcggcggcgactgcgACCACCTCGACTGCCACGGCGGGCCATTCCTCGTGACATTCGTGGgcaccgacgacgacggggtCACGTGCGGCCGCGTCTACTCGTCGGAGACCGCCGCCTGGAGCGACGCGGCCTACGCTGAGCATCCCGACGACCTCGCCGACATGGACACGAGGCCCTGCGCGCTCGTGGGGAACAGAGTCTACTGCCTCGCTGCAGGCAGTATGACGATCGTGGAGTACGATTTGGACCGCCGGAAACTCGCGTTCATCGACCCGCCCTCAGCGTATGAGGGTCACGGTGTGCTCATGCCGGCGATGGGCGGAGGAGGTCTGGGGTTCGCCGGCGTGCGGGGCTCCTGCCTCTACCTTTGGTCGAGAGAGGCTGGTCCAGACACAACCCCGGCATGGACGCAGAGCAGAGCATTGGAACTCAACACACTGCCTGGTGGGACCTCCTTGAACGAACCTACTACGGTTGGATTCGCCGAGGGCCTCGGCGTCATCTTCGTCAGGACAGATGCTGGCGTCTTCAGGATTAAGCTCAAGTCAGGCCGAGCAAAGAAGATGTCAAGCAGAAGCAGCATCGACGCTGTCATTCCTTACATGAGCTTCTACACTCCAG ATCATGCTACGGGCTGA